A genomic segment from Parolsenella catena encodes:
- the xdhA gene encoding xanthine dehydrogenase subunit XdhA, whose amino-acid sequence MEKLREVGRPVVRVDAYDKVTGRAKFTDDLCPKPCLEAKIYHATIGNGRVVSIDTSDAEKEPGVVAVFTCFDVPDTCYPVAGHPWYADSAAAKRDQADRKLLDDRVRIYGDNIAVVVGEDTVACDRALKKIHVEYEEYPVVYDALESMKGTNPPVQDRKPDNIVAHSLARTSEEDLARAGYKTVEEALEDPKYHHVKIHAESREQSQVHIETCVSYCYMEGGKIVCVSSTQIPHVVRRVIGQALGIPWGDVRVIKPYIGGGFGTKQDVHYEPLNAWICKQIGGRCVKLELSREELFWDTSGRQPKTFDIECSYDDEMNLHARKIVAYSNTGGYVHHGHALVLNSVNSFRWLYHTQEVATHSEAYTIHTNGPHTGAMRAYGVPEGNWAAECLMGDIAYDNGWDGVEFRLKNVYTDKFVDEFTPGGVIAAHTCGIPECVEKGKEYIEWDKKKAEYANETGPIRHGVGVSFFVYKTAVAPFALETATAAVTLNQDGSIQLQMGATEIGQGADTVFSQMAAEAIGVDTEDVHIVSFQDTDVTPYDSGAYASRQTYVSGTAVKKAGETLRRKILDYAHYLHPSAQGELCLRDHKIFDVVGNVVCTLPELALEAYYNLGAANQLHAHETINVHTNSIAGGCTFADVTVDMPLGKVTVNKIINVQDSGRLINPKLVEQQIHGGMAQGIGYGLFEELQVDPKTARVLNPTLLDYKIPTTMDLPDLKADFVEKPDPTGPYGNKAVGETPAISPAAAIRDAILDATGCKFYVEPMTPQRLFEGFKKEGLI is encoded by the coding sequence ATGGAAAAGCTCAGGGAGGTTGGTCGCCCCGTCGTGCGCGTCGACGCATATGACAAGGTGACGGGACGCGCCAAGTTCACGGATGACCTGTGCCCCAAGCCCTGCCTCGAGGCAAAGATCTATCACGCCACGATCGGCAACGGGCGCGTTGTGTCCATCGACACGTCCGACGCCGAGAAAGAGCCGGGCGTCGTTGCGGTTTTCACCTGCTTTGACGTGCCCGACACCTGCTATCCGGTTGCAGGCCACCCGTGGTATGCCGACAGCGCCGCCGCCAAGCGCGACCAGGCAGACCGCAAGCTGCTTGACGACCGCGTGCGCATCTACGGCGACAACATCGCCGTAGTCGTGGGTGAGGACACGGTTGCCTGCGACCGCGCCCTCAAGAAGATCCACGTGGAGTACGAGGAGTACCCGGTCGTCTATGACGCGCTCGAGTCCATGAAGGGCACGAACCCGCCCGTACAGGACCGCAAGCCGGACAACATCGTGGCCCACTCACTTGCCCGCACCTCCGAGGAGGACCTCGCCCGCGCCGGCTACAAGACGGTCGAGGAGGCCCTCGAGGACCCCAAGTACCACCACGTGAAGATTCATGCGGAGTCCCGTGAGCAGTCCCAGGTGCACATCGAGACGTGCGTCTCGTACTGCTACATGGAAGGCGGCAAGATCGTCTGCGTCTCCTCCACGCAGATCCCCCACGTCGTGCGCCGCGTCATCGGCCAGGCGCTCGGCATCCCCTGGGGAGACGTGCGCGTCATCAAGCCCTACATCGGCGGCGGCTTCGGCACCAAGCAGGACGTCCACTACGAGCCGCTCAACGCCTGGATCTGCAAGCAGATCGGCGGCCGCTGCGTCAAGCTCGAGCTCTCCCGCGAGGAGCTGTTCTGGGACACGTCGGGCCGCCAGCCCAAGACGTTCGACATCGAGTGCTCATACGATGACGAGATGAACCTGCACGCGCGCAAGATCGTGGCCTACTCCAACACCGGCGGCTACGTCCATCACGGACACGCCCTCGTGCTCAACTCCGTGAACTCGTTCCGCTGGTTGTACCACACCCAGGAGGTGGCCACGCACTCCGAGGCCTACACCATCCACACGAACGGCCCGCACACGGGTGCCATGCGCGCCTATGGCGTGCCCGAGGGCAACTGGGCGGCCGAGTGCCTCATGGGCGACATCGCCTATGACAACGGCTGGGACGGCGTCGAGTTCCGCCTCAAGAACGTCTACACGGACAAGTTCGTGGACGAGTTCACGCCCGGCGGCGTCATCGCCGCGCACACCTGCGGCATTCCCGAGTGCGTCGAGAAGGGCAAGGAGTACATCGAGTGGGACAAGAAGAAGGCCGAGTATGCCAATGAGACGGGTCCCATCCGCCATGGCGTGGGCGTCTCGTTCTTCGTGTACAAGACGGCCGTCGCCCCCTTTGCGCTCGAGACGGCCACGGCTGCCGTGACGCTCAACCAGGACGGCTCCATCCAGCTTCAGATGGGCGCCACCGAGATCGGCCAGGGTGCGGACACGGTCTTCTCGCAGATGGCGGCAGAGGCCATCGGCGTCGACACCGAGGACGTCCACATCGTGTCGTTCCAGGACACCGACGTCACGCCCTATGACTCGGGCGCCTATGCGTCGCGCCAGACCTATGTCTCGGGCACGGCCGTGAAGAAGGCGGGTGAGACGCTGCGCAGAAAGATCCTCGACTACGCCCATTACCTGCACCCGAGCGCCCAGGGCGAGCTGTGCCTTCGCGACCACAAGATCTTTGACGTCGTGGGCAACGTCGTGTGCACCCTGCCCGAGCTCGCCCTCGAGGCCTACTACAACCTCGGCGCGGCCAACCAGCTCCACGCGCACGAGACGATCAACGTGCACACGAACTCGATAGCGGGCGGCTGCACGTTCGCCGACGTCACGGTGGACATGCCGCTTGGCAAGGTCACGGTGAACAAGATCATCAACGTCCAGGACTCGGGACGCCTCATCAACCCCAAGCTCGTGGAGCAGCAGATCCACGGCGGCATGGCACAGGGCATCGGCTACGGCCTGTTCGAGGAACTGCAGGTTGACCCCAAGACGGCCCGCGTGCTCAACCCCACGCTTCTCGACTACAAGATTCCCACGACGATGGACCTGCCCGACCTCAAGGCGGACTTCGTGGAGAAGCCCGACCCCACGGGCCCCTACGGCAACAAGGCCGTGGGAGAGACGCCCGCCATCTCGCCGGCCGCGGCCATCCGCGACGCCATCCTCGATGCCACGGGCTGCAAGTTCTACGTCGAGCCCATGACGCCCCAGCGTCTCTTCGAGGGCTTCAAGAAGGAGGGGCTGATCTAG
- a CDS encoding BMP family lipoprotein — MKNHKLVSRRDAIKLGAGAATAAAALSLVGCGGSSDGGSDAASGEAKDSYKVALVISGPALDGGWGQGHYESLQKACEENSKWEMLEPKENTASADAATAAQSYVDQDVDLIIAAGNEFCSDWAEVVAEAAESHPNVHFLMTNTDPTTDLADYETLDNLETVQVNLKQAGSLAGVVAGLMTKSNCIGFVGGMRIPTTLTKYSAYLAAAQKVNSAVKGVYNFEAGFSDASAGVKLTESWIGTDNVDVMWCDASAVDGGVRQALESAGADTHFNIAQPIDLCGSDHPCVVTSTVTDWKMGEAMSAIEDGSFGSGKVIEANIENGGVSLGKYSDAVSQDVQDKVAEYTEQIKADTFLTDDEVETIKSGL, encoded by the coding sequence ATGAAGAACCACAAGCTCGTCAGCCGCCGCGATGCCATCAAGCTCGGCGCCGGTGCCGCCACGGCTGCAGCCGCGCTTTCGCTCGTTGGCTGCGGTGGCTCCTCCGACGGCGGCTCCGACGCCGCCAGCGGCGAGGCCAAGGACAGCTACAAGGTCGCCCTCGTCATCTCCGGTCCGGCGCTTGACGGCGGCTGGGGCCAGGGCCACTACGAGTCGCTGCAGAAGGCCTGCGAGGAGAACTCCAAGTGGGAGATGCTCGAGCCCAAGGAGAACACCGCCTCCGCCGATGCCGCCACGGCCGCCCAGTCCTACGTCGACCAGGACGTCGACCTCATCATCGCCGCGGGCAACGAGTTCTGCTCCGACTGGGCAGAGGTCGTCGCCGAGGCCGCCGAGTCTCACCCCAACGTGCACTTCCTCATGACCAACACCGACCCCACGACCGACCTCGCCGACTACGAGACGCTCGACAACCTCGAGACCGTCCAGGTCAACCTCAAGCAGGCCGGTTCGCTCGCGGGTGTCGTCGCCGGCCTCATGACCAAGTCCAACTGCATCGGCTTCGTTGGGGGCATGCGCATCCCCACGACGCTCACGAAGTACTCCGCCTACCTCGCGGCCGCCCAGAAGGTCAACTCCGCCGTCAAGGGCGTCTACAACTTCGAGGCCGGCTTCTCCGACGCCTCCGCCGGCGTGAAGCTCACCGAGTCCTGGATTGGCACGGACAACGTCGACGTCATGTGGTGCGACGCCTCCGCCGTTGACGGTGGCGTGCGCCAGGCCCTCGAGAGCGCCGGCGCCGACACGCACTTCAACATCGCTCAGCCGATCGACCTCTGTGGCTCCGACCACCCCTGCGTGGTCACCTCCACCGTTACCGACTGGAAGATGGGCGAGGCCATGAGCGCCATCGAGGACGGCTCCTTTGGCAGCGGCAAGGTCATCGAGGCCAACATCGAGAACGGTGGCGTTTCCCTCGGCAAGTACTCCGACGCCGTCTCCCAGGACGTCCAGGACAAGGTCGCCGAGTACACCGAGCAGATCAAGGCCGACACCTTCCTGACCGACGACGAGGTCGAGACCATCAAGTCCGGCCTGTAG